A region of the Dermatophagoides farinae isolate YC_2012a chromosome 7, ASM2471394v1, whole genome shotgun sequence genome:
gttttggaaaaaattcgaatctttttttgttgttgctgagtCAATCGATTctttattcgaattttttcgtttttataaaatcaaaaaaaaatgatgatgatgaaaacatgtCTTatttagaaagaaaaatcattttaatgatgacataataaaatcgaatggcgtttctgttgttgtatttATTAATCGGTTCAATATTCTCGTTTTGAATAgaatataaattgataaGTGATCATACAAAGAGAGATGATAAGCAAATTTTTTGCCATcttaagtgtgtgtgtgtgtagatgTTACACCATGGAAACCGATATAAAACAAACGTTATATTAATCAATGACAATtataaaacaataataattaattatatgatgaaaaaattgagcaACAGGTATGGTATGGTGtatagggaaaaaaaacatcgaaaacattatgaaaacaacaaaaaaaaatcatcatcatttttttcttgatttgatttgattatcgaaatcataatgatgataatttgtttgtttgtttgttttttatatcaaatatcgatttcgaaaatgaaaatgagaatgaaaaaaaaatgttaatcaaaaattaaactTCGATCTTGATTATTGCTATTGCGGatataaaaatcattcgatatATCGATTGTAACAGGatcattcgttgttgttgttatcattggTTGGTTTTGTTGTTCGATATATTTCGATTCGTTCATCACCATTCTTCGaattatatcattatttttcaataattttccaaCAACATTTGGATATTTATCAATAACATAACCGATAAGAAATTCACGATATTGTTCCCGGTGTTCTGGATCCATTTGTTCAATAGaaatatcgatcaatttcTGTACAGCAATACCACGACATTTTGGATGAAAtggatttttcattcgacAATAATCACCCCATGTATCATATGGATTTGGTAGGGCGATTTCACGACGATTTTTCACTGGTAATGCATCGACAATGACAATATAATCGTAtggaaacaataataatgggaTTAAAACCGTGATAATAACCATCTTGAcgaacattatcatcatcattttaattgtTTAGATtcgcgaaaaaaaatgtcaaactAAAAATGAGTGAATGTAGCttgcaaatgaaaaaaaaacaaaagcatttttttataatttaagcatcttgatgatgtgagcaaagtttaaaaaaattgaaattttattcatttttacacatttataaaaaaaacgtgtgtgtgtgagggAAGAGGTTATTCATcagttttttatttgattcaaagttcaaattttgaa
Encoded here:
- the LOC124497259 gene encoding uncharacterized protein LOC124497259, with protein sequence MMMIMFVKMVIITVLIPLLLFPYDYIVIVDALPVKNRREIALPNPYDTWGDYCRMKNPFHPKCRGIAVQKLIDISIEQMDPEHREQYREFLIGYVIDKYPNVVGKLLKNNDIIRRMVMNESKYIEQQNQPMITTTTNDPVTIDISNDFYIRNSNNQDRSLIFD